The nucleotide sequence AGTGAGGTTGTCCGCCGAGGTCCGGATCACCGCAAGATCTGTGCGAGTGTCACGGCCAACGATGTCCGCCGGTGCCCTGCTGCCATCGAAGAAGAGGACTTCGATTTCGGTGTCACCACCGCGCGCAGCCATCGAAATCACGTGGTTGTTCGTGACGATGTACCCGTCGCCGTCAATCACGACACCCGAGCCTGTGGCTGACTGATTGCCCGCCCGAACACGGATAGAGACCACCGCTGGCGTGACAGCCCGTGCAACCGCAGAGATCGGCCCCAGCGGATTGTCCCCGTCGGGGGATTGCTGCGATATCGTCACGCGGGAACTCGTCCGCGCTTCGTAGACTTCAGCCGTTAACCGGCCGAGCAACCCGCCGGACAGGCCGATCACCAAGGCGATCGCGCCGAGGAGAGCGAGTCCGCGCACTGATACCCGGCGACCGAAGAGAACATCACGGGCGGTGAGCCGTGGCGCTGGAGGCTGATCAGCTGGATCCGTCTCCACCGTCTCGCGTGCCGGCGACCCCAGTTGCATCGCGGACTCTGGATCCCGCCAGGGATCTTCCTGAGTCGGCTCCTCGTGTGACCATGCGTATTGGTCCGGTGGGCGCTGCAACTGCTCAGAAGTGTCAGGCGGGCGGCCGAAAGCTTCGGCGAGCACCGGATCCGCCGGTTGAATCTGAATCTCAGGTGACTCACGGTCGCGAGCGTTCGCAGGAGTGAACGAACCAGACACCCCGTCCGGCCTGCGGAACACCCGCTGCGTTTGGGGGTCTACCTCCGGACTCGAGATCGGGCGGGACTCAAGCCGGGGGCGATCGCTGCGATCGCGGGACCGCCCGATATCACCGTCGTCCACTAGCCACCCAGTCTTCTCGGTCTTTCGCCACGACCCACTGACGGCGCTGCAGCACATTTGGCGTGGCAAGCAACCGCGAGTGCTGCCACTCTCACTGGCGCTAGCACCCTTATCGGCGCTTCCGCCGAGCTTGCGCAGAGTCGGTGGGTGACGCCACGGGGAATTCGCGCCTCAGTGCAGCACTGGCAGGGATCTGCGAGAGGGCACTCAGCAAAGATTCGGGGACACCCACGGGCCCGGACTGCCGCAACGCGGACCGGGCTTGTATCTGCGCGCTCACCTGATCGCGGCACTCGTCACACATCGACAGGTGCGCGCCCGCTCTGAGATAGGCAGACATCGGAAGTTCCCCGTCGACGTACGCGGCGATCGCTTCGTGAGCAAGGTGCTCGGTAGCCCGGAACGCACGCTGACGTGGAGCTCGCTGCATCGATGCTGGGGAAATCGGAGACATAGTCACCGGAAATGCCGAACCTGCACTCCAAACGGAGAAGGACGGAAGCCTCCAGCCAAACATCCGGC is from Hoyosella subflava DQS3-9A1 and encodes:
- a CDS encoding S1C family serine protease, giving the protein MCCSAVSGSWRKTEKTGWLVDDGDIGRSRDRSDRPRLESRPISSPEVDPQTQRVFRRPDGVSGSFTPANARDRESPEIQIQPADPVLAEAFGRPPDTSEQLQRPPDQYAWSHEEPTQEDPWRDPESAMQLGSPARETVETDPADQPPAPRLTARDVLFGRRVSVRGLALLGAIALVIGLSGGLLGRLTAEVYEARTSSRVTISQQSPDGDNPLGPISAVARAVTPAVVSIRVRAGNQSATGSGVVIDGDGYIVTNNHVISMAARGGDTEIEVLFFDGSRAPADIVGRDTRTDLAVIRTSADNLTVADFGTSESVQVGEEVLAIGAPLGLDRTVTRGIVSALNRPVPLIGEGTDTDGVIDAIQTDASINPGNSGGPLVDLDGRVIGINTAIRSATGGSIGLGFAIPSDIVVAVSEQLIRDGRAEHPSIGVTARTVANEAATGAEIANVNSNSPAERAGIREGDVIVRVGDREVFSADELSVAVNSLAIGETVTVQLIRTGRLIDVEITPEALP
- a CDS encoding zf-HC2 domain-containing protein, whose translation is MVSPGGVPRRMFGWRLPSFSVWSAGSAFPVTMSPISPASMQRAPRQRAFRATEHLAHEAIAAYVDGELPMSAYLRAGAHLSMCDECRDQVSAQIQARSALRQSGPVGVPESLLSALSQIPASAALRREFPVASPTDSAQARRKRR